A stretch of DNA from Thermithiobacillus plumbiphilus:
CGTGTGGCCTTGGTTCTGGAAAGCCCGGTAGCGCTGTCTGGCGTGCTGCACGCTGGCGGGATCGGGCAGGATGAAGTCCACGATGCGGCTGAAGGCCGGCAGGTTCGGCGGCAGTTGCGCCAGGGTCAGGACCAGCACCCGGTCCGGCGGAATCCGGGCGATGTCATCGCTCAGCAACACGGGTTCCTCACTCGGTGCAATCGCATGTGGGATGAAGCTGCCCTGGCTGAAGGTCCAGAGCAGGTCATCGAGCGGCTTCAGATCCTCGGCTTCGCACAGCACGCCGACGCTGCCGGTGACCTGATAGATCTTCTGGATCACCCGACAGATGACCTGCCGCTGCACACTTTCGTCAAGCAGGTCCTGCGGCAACTGATAAAAGGTGATCTCCGCCATGTCCGATTCAGTCCTTGTCCGGTCTGGCGCGCTCGATAAGGAAGGTGGACAGCAGCGGCACCGGTCGGCCAGTCGCACCCTTGTGCTCACCGCCCTTCCAGGCCACACCGGCGATGTCCAGATGCGCCCACTTGTAATCTTCCGTGAAGCGGGACAGAAAGCAGCCTGCCGTGATCGCCCCGGCATCGCGCCCGCCGACATTGGCCAGATCCGCAAAAGGGCTGCGGATCTGTTCCTGGTAATCATCCCAGAGCGGCAGGTGCCAGGCGCGATCGCAGCTTTCCTGGCCGGCATCCAGGAGGTCCTTGATCAGGCGGTCATTATTGCCCATGAGCCCCGCGGCATGCTTGCCCAGGGCCACCACACAGGCGCCGGTCAGGGTGGCGACATCGATGACCACGTCCGGATTGAAGCGCGCGGCATAGGTGAGCGCGTCAGCCAGCAGCAGGCGCCCTTCGGCATCGGTATTGAGGATCTCCACGGTCTTGCCGGCCATGCCGGTCTGAATGTCTCCGGGTTTGTTGGCATTGCCATCGGGCAGGTTTTCCGAAGCCGGAACCACGGCAACCACGTTCAGCGGCAACTTGAGTTCAGCGGCGACCTGGATGGTGGCGAGTACACTGGCAGCCCCGGCCATGTCATACTTCATCTCGTCCATGTTGGCCGCCGGCTTGATGGAGATGCCGCCGGAATCGAAGGTGACGCCCTTGCCGACCAGTACCACCGGCTTCTCATCCGGTCCGGCGCCCTGATATTCTAGGGTGATCAGCTTTGGCGGCTGGCGGGAACCCGCGGAGACGCCGAGCAGCAGGTTCATGCCGAGTTCCTGCATCTGCTCACGGTCCAGCACGGTCGCTTTCAGGGCATGTGACTCGGCCAGTTCGCGGGCCTTGTCGGCAAGAAAACTCGGGGTGCAGACATTGGGCGGCTCGTTGGCCAGGTCGCGTGCGAAATTGATGCCCCGGGCGATGGCCTCGGCACGCGTGACGGCCAGTTCGCTGTTGCGCAGGTCGGAACGGCGTGGCACGGCCAGGGTGATCTTGCGCAGCGGCCGGCGATCTTCCTCGCGCCCGGTCTTGTATTTGTCGAAGCGATAGAGACAGAATTGCGCTGCCTCGACTGCATGTTGCACCTTCCAGTCCAGCTCCCGGCCACGGACATTGAGCTCTGGCAGATAGAGCACCGCCTCCATGGAGCCGGTATCGTTCAGGGTCTGCACGGCGGTGGCGATGACCTTGCGGTAGTTGCTGTCGCGGAAGTCGCGCTCCTTGCCACAGCCAACCAGCAAGACCCGGTCGGCGAGAATATTGGGCAGGTTGTGCAGCAGCAGGGTCTGACCCAGTCGCCCCTCGATATCGCCGCGGCGCAGGATGGCGGAGAGGGCGTGATCGGTGTATCGGTCGATTTCGGTGCCTGGCTGGGACAGACGCCGGGATTCAAAGACACCAATGACGAGACAGGCGGTACGCTGTTTTTCCGGGCTGCCGCTCTTGATTGTGAATTCCACTGAAAACTCCTGCTTTGAGGATTGCGGGGGCGAATTGTCTTTGTTTCACCAGCTAGAAGTCATTTTAGAGTGATTTCCTTTTTTGGGGCAAGCCTTGAAAAATTGCGTTCATCATGAAAATCCATGTTCCGGCCCGCAATTTGCTGGCCTGTCAAGCGGATCCCTGCTTGCGGAAATTCGGCAATGAGGCGGATCAACCAGCAGATTCTGCGCGGGGTACTCGTAAATACCGCCCTGGTGAGCTTTGTCGTGCTGTTGATGCTCGCCGTCGCCAAGATCAGCCAATACCTCAAGCAGGTCGCCTTTGGCGAGCTGCCCTTTGCGGCGGTGCTCTCGCTGGTCGGCCTGGCGCTGCCCTCGCTGATCTCCACCGTGCTGCCGATTGCCGTTTTTTTTGGAGTTTATCTCACTTTCAACCGGCTCTACCGCCAAAACGAGATGATGGCCATTGCCGGAGCAGGAGTGAGCCTGCGTCAGCTCGCCCGTCCCGCGATGCTGGCCATGCTGGCCTTTTTCATCCTGCAGCTTTTCATTTCCTTTTACTGGGCACCCGAATCGCAGCGTCGCATTGTGCGTGAGGCCAATGAATATGCCCGCCTGGCTGGGCTGGCGCTGATCCAGCCCGGGGCCTTCAACCGGCTTCCGGGTGGCCGCATTCTCTATCTTGGCGAGCCATTTCCCGAGCAGCCGGATCGATATCAGGGCGTCTTTGTCTACGAATCCGATGAAAATGGCGAGCGACTTTCCATCACGACGGCAACCTGGGGGCAGGTCAGCATCACGCCGGCAGGCGGGCTGGAGCTCATCTTGCTCGAAGGCCGGCGCTATATGGGCGTCCCTGGCAAACCCGGGTTCAAGGTGCTGGCCTTCGAGCGCTATCGGGTGCACCTGCCGCCCCCAGAGCTGAATGGCGTGCAGAATGGGCCCGGGCGCATGCCAGCGCGAAGCTCAACGGATCTGCTCGGGGTTGCCAATCAGACAGGGCCGGATCAGCTCGGCGCCTGGGCCGAACTGCAGTGGCGTATCGGCTGGCCGCTTCTGCTGCCCTTGCTGACCCTGCTTGCCATCCCGCTATCCTACACACCACCGCGCGGAGGCCGGGCCGGGGGCATCCTCATCGGGGTACTGCTTCTGTTGATCTTCAATAATCTGCTGCTTCTGGCCAAGAACTGGGTTGAAAAGGGACAGGCGCCTCTGCTGCCGGGCATCTGGTGGGTACATGGCCTGCTGCTTCTGGTCGCGCTTTATACCTTCTACAGGCGCAATGCCGGTCAGGAAATCTGGCCGTTTGGTTTTTTGAGGAGCTAGCATGTCTTCATCTTTGAATAGTCCCTCGGCAGGGGTTCAGGGCCAGCCACGCCTATTCACTCGGGCGGACCGCTATCTGGCCACAGGCGCGCTGCGCTACACCCTTGGCATGCTGCTGGGCCTGCTGAGTCTGTTTGTGCTGGCAGCCGTCATCGATCAGCTCGGTGACCTGGGCAAGGGCAAGTACAATCTGGCCCAGCTGGTGCAGTATGTGTTGCTGAGCATGCCGCGCATGGCCTACGACCTCATTCCCCTGGCAATCCTGCTCGGTGTCATGGCTTTTGTCAGTGTGCTGGCGTCGCACTCTGAACTGATTGCACTGCGCATGGCCGGCTGGAGTCTGTTCCGGCTTGCCCGGCCGCTGTGGCTGGTGGGTGGCCTGGCGGGCCTTACCATGTTTGCCCTGAGTGAGTGGGTGATTCCGCACAGCACGCCCTGGGCGGAGACAGTGCGCGCCAGCGCCCTGAGTCCCGGCAAGGTCCTGCAGATGCGTGGTGGCGAGATCTGGTTCCGGGAGCAGGACAGCATCTTTCGGGTACGCACCATCGAAGGGGATGGCAGCGTCCTACGCGGTGTGCTGGTGCTTTATACGCCAAGCTTTGCTGGTCTGCGGGGCGGCTATGTGGCAGAGAGCGGCTATTATGCGCAGGGGGCCTGGCATCTCAGGAATGTGCAGGAAACCCTGATCGGTGAGGACCGGCTGCGGATGCGTAGGATCCCGCAACTGACCTGGCGCAGTACCATCACTCCGCGCACCCTGCGCAGCTTTGCGCAGAAAACCGACATGATGACCCTGGGCGAAATCTGGTATGCCTGGCGCGGCATTCAGACGGAAGGCCTGAAATCCAATGAGCTGGGGCTGGCCTGGTGGCGGCGTCTGAGCTATCCCTGGGTCGGGCTGGTGATGGTCGCCGTGGCCCTGCCATTTTCTGTACGCGGCAGCCGTGGCGGCGGGGTGGCCTCACGTCTTCTGACTGGACTGTTCCTGGGGCTCGCCTTTCACTTCCTGAACCAGATGGGCGGCTACATCAGCGTGGCGGGCGGAATCCCGTCCTGGTTCTCGGCCCTGCTGCCCTTGCTGCTCTTCTCGCTCATTGCCTGGTATTTCCTGGCCAGGGCGCCATGAACATCTGACTTTCGGAATAGCGGTCGTGCCAGGTCATTCGCCGGGGATCGAAAAGCATCCAGAGAAAGCCAAGTCCTCCAAGCAGGGCCGCTGGCATGGCAACCACGAAGCGGAGCAGGGCCTGGTTGAGTGATATGAGCCGGCTCGCGTCGGCGTTGCGCAACTGGATGCGCCAGGCCTTCATGCCCGTGGTCTGGCCCCCATGGGTCCAGAAATAGGCAAAGTAGGCAAATGCCGTAAAGAGCAGTACGGTCTGAAAAACGGCCTTCGCCAGACCATGCTGGATTGCCGTGCCAACCAGGACATGCGCCACGAGCGTGTCAAAAATGAACAAACCGCCGAGCACGATCATGTCATAGACGATGGCGGCCATTCTGCGCCAGAGCGGGGCAACGGATGGCATGCCGTCAACAGGCGAAAAGGCATCTTTCATGCAGAAATATAATCCAAAGGTTGGATGGCCAAATAATCAGCGCTAAAGCATGCTTGCCCGCGTGTATCGGGGTAGCGGGCCTCTATTGCAGGTATCGGGTAATATACCACAGATGCTTGCAAGCATTCCGGCACTGGTGTAATTTCCTGACTTGCGGGCAGGAGGAGCCAGTCCGGATTCACCATCTGGTCGACTTGGTGCTTGGGTGTCCGCGGCAGTAGGTCTTTTGATTTTAATAACGAGGAATTGCAAGATGGCAACAGGTACGGTTAAGTGGTTCAATGACAGCAAGGGTTTTGGATTCATTTCCCCCGATGATGGCAGCGAGGATGTCTTCGTGCATTTCTCCGCCATCACCATGGAAGGATTCAAGACCCTGGCCGAGGGCCAGCGAGTAAGCTACGAAGTGGTGCGCGGCCCCAAGGGACTGCAGGCTGAGAAGGTGACCCAGGCTTAAGCTGACCACACCGTATCAGGAAATGCCCGGCCAGTTGCCGGGCATTTTTATTTTTGGTGTGGATCTTCGCCAAAAGCGTCGTTGCCGGCATCCAGTCGGGCCAGCAGGCGCAGGCCACCGATCACGCCCTGTATTTTGTGCGATAGCCTCGCTGGCCAGTCTGAGTCCTCCGTCAATTGCCAGCAGCGTAACTGAGCATGTGGCGCAAGGGGTAGGGCGCCTGCTGGCAGGGCACCCAGATGAATCACCAGGTCCGCCCAGTCCCGGTTTCCTGTCGAATCAAGGTTGCCTATATGGTCAGCGTAGCAGGTGCCCCGGCTTTCCAGCCAGTCCTGACCCAGTTGTGTGGCAATCTCCGAGGCTTGCCTGGCTTTTTCACGGTCGAGGGGATGGACGAAGAGCAGGCGGGCGCGACGTTTGTACATTGGAGCTCCGGTGGCGTGAACCGATGCGCTTTTTTAACACAGGGTGGCGGGCTGTGACAGCGTGACCATGGATCTAAGTGAATTCTTCGCCGAGGATGGGCACCTGGCCCGGTCCCTGGATGGTTTCTCGATGCGTGCCCAGCAGCTGGCGATGGCCGAGCGTATCTGGCTGAGCCTCGACAGTGGCGGCATGCTGATCGTCGAGGCGGGTACCGGAACCGGCAAAACGCTCGCCTATCTGATACCGGCGCTTTGCAGCGGCAAGAAAGTGCTGGTATCCACCGCGAGCAAAACCCTGCAGGATCAGCTCTTTGGACCGGAGCTGGCAAAACTTCGCAGGATGCTCGGCCAGCCGGTACGCGCGGTGCGGCTCAAGGGACGCCGTAATTACCTCTGCCGCTACCGGCTCGGGCTTTCATTGCAGTCTGCCGATGACTGCCCGCCGGCGCTGTTGCAGGATCTCCATCAGGTGGCGCGCTGGGCTGCCAGTACCCATTCGGGGGATATCGGAGAACTGTCCGGCCTTGCCGGGGACTCCGGGATCTGGCCCCTGATCACTGCAAGTGCCGAGAACTGCCTTGGCGCAAGCTGTCCTGACATGGAGACATGTTTTCTCATGCAGGCGCGCGAGTCGGCCTGGGAGGCAGACCTGGTGGTGGCCAACCATCATCTCGTGTTCGCCGATCTGGCCATGCAGCAGCACTCAGGCCGGGAAATCCTGCCGCCTTTCGATGCCATCATTTTCGATGAGGCGCACCATCTGCCAGAGGTGGCCAGTGCCTTCATGGGCCGGGATTTCGGTTCCCGGCATGTGGTGGAGCTGGTGCAGGACGTGCAACGGATGGCTCGCCAGGAGGCGCCCGACATGCCTGCGCTGACGCAGTCGGGGCAGGTTCTGCTGCTCGCGCTGCGTGACTGGCTTGCCGGGTTTGCGCCGGGGGAGCGCAAAAGCGACTGGCTTGATATAATGCTTGAACCCGAGCTGGCAGCCTCTACCGACCGGCTTGGTCACGCGTTGCGCAGCTTCCTGGCCCAGCTCGCCATGGGTGCTGAGCGCGGCCGTGGTCTGGAAAACTGTCATGGCCGGGCCGAGCGCCTGCAGTCCCTGCTGCGTTTCTTTGAGCGGGCCGACGACCCTGCCTATCTGTACTGGTATGAGACCAGCCGGCGTGATGCTTTGCTGCATGCCATGCCGGTCCGGGTGGATGACAGTCTCGCCGCCTTGCAGAAACCGGCGGGTCCGGCACTGATATTTACCAGCGCCACCCTGAGCGTGAACGGCGAGTTCGGTCATTTTCAGGAACGGCTTGGTTTGCATGCCGCAGATACGGCCCACTGGGAGTCGCCATTTGACTATGCCTCCCAGGCGCTGCTGTATCTGCCCCGGAATCTCCCGGATCCGCGGGAACCCGAGTTCCTGGCGGCCATGCTCGAAGCGGCTCTGCCTGTACTGCGGGCGGGGAGGGGGCGAGCCTTCATGCTCTTCACCAGCCATCAGGCCCTGCAGCAGGCGGCGGGCTGGCTGGCGGAACGGATCGACTATCCGCTGTTTGTGCAGGGCCAGGCGGGCCAGGCCGTGCTGCTGGAGCAATTTCGCCGTTCGGGCAATGGTGTCCTGCTGGGCGCCGCCAGTTTCTGGGAGGGCGTTGACGTGCGTGGTGCCGGTCTGTCCTGTGTCATCATCGACAAACTGCCATTTGCATCTCCGCAGGCCCCCCTGAGCAGGGCTTACGCCAATCACCTGAGGGCAACCGGACGCGACCCCTTTCGGGACGGCTACCTACCGCAGGCGGTCATTGCGCTCAAGCAGGGCGTGGGCCGCCTGATACGGGCTGTGGATGATCGTGGCGTGGCGATGCTCTGTGATCCACGCCTGCTGACAAAGCCGTATGGCCGCATTTTCCTGGACAGTCTGCCCCCCATGCGGCGAACGCGCGCGATCAAGGATGTACAGGCATTTTTCGATGCCGGGGACAGGCAGGAGGATCACTCTGATGTTGGACAATGACGCTACTGAACGGGATGATTCCTGGCGATGACCCGGTTGCTTGCCATCGAGACTGCCACCGAAGGCTGTTCGGTCGCCCTGCTGCAGGATGGCGAGGTCTCTCAGCGCTTCGCACTGGCGCCGCTGGGACATGCGGCCCTGATCCGGGACATGATCGAGCAGGTTCTCGCTGATGCGGGTCAGGCGCTTTCGGCTATGGATGCCATCGCCTTTGGCCAGGGTCCGGGTTCGTTCACCGGCGTGCGCATTGCCGTCAGTGCCGCCCAGGGCCTGGCGCTTGCAATCGATCGCCCGCTCATTCCCGTATCAAGCCTGCAGGCACTGGCCATGCAGTCAGTACATGACCGGGTGCTGGCGGCTTTCGACGCCCGCAAGGGCGAACTGTACTGGGCGGCCTTCGAGCGCAATGCGCATGGCATTCCCGTGCTGCTGGGCCAGGAGCAGGTCATTGCCCCGGAGAGAATATTGCTACCCAGAGAGCATGAATGGGCAGGCATGGGAACAGGCTGGGGCGCTTGCGGAGACAGTCTGGCCACGCAACTGGCCGACCGCTTGCTGCTACGTTGTCCCGAAGCCCTGCCCCAGGCCGCTGATGTGGCCAGGCTGGCGCTGCCTCGCTGGGAGGCGGGTCTGTATCTTGACGTGACAGAAGCTTTGCCGGTTTATATTCGCCCCTCGCAGGCAGAGGAGAACCGTGCCTGATGGAATTGCGACCCATGCGCCAGGAGGATCTGACGGCCGTTGCCCGGCTGGAGGCCAGGATCTGCATTACCCCCTGGAGCGTGGGCATTTTCCGCGACTGTCTGTTGAGCGGCTATGAGGGCTGGGTCTTCGACGATGCTGCTGCCGGGATCGTGGGTTACGGCATGTTGTCTGCAGCGGCAGGAGAGGCGCACCTGTTGAACCTTGGCATCCATGAGAAATTCCGGGGCAGGGGGCTTGGCCATCGTCTGACCCAGCATCTCACCGAGCGGGCTCGGGCGCTGGGTGGCCGGGTGGTCTTCCTGGAGGTGCGCGTCAGCAACCAGCTCGCGCAGTCCCTCTACAAAAAGATGGGTTTCCGCCAGATTGGCGTGCGCAAGGGCTATTACCGGGATCAGCATGGCCGCGAGGATGCACTGGTCCTGGCCCGGCGTCTGGATGCAGATGTCCAGCCCACAAGCGGAACACTATCGCTCAGGATTGAGAACGAACATGAATGACTTTGCACAAACCATTGAAAACACAAGCAGTCGCGGCGAAAGAGTTGCTGCAAAAGCCGCGTTGCGGCGTACCTTTGCCATCATCTCCCATCCGGATGCGGGCAAGACCACACTGACTGAAAAACTGCTGCTGTTCGGGGGCGCGATCCAGCTCGCCGGTACGGTCAAGGCCCGCAAGGCCAGCCGTCACGCTACCTCCGACTGGATGGAAATCGAGAAGCAGCGTGGTATTTCCGTCGCCAGTTCGGTCATGCAGTTTCCCTTCCGCGAGCATGTGGTCAACCTGCTGGATACCCCCGGTCACCAGGACTTTTCCGAGGATACCTACCGGGTGCTGACCGCCGTGGATTCGGCGCTGATGGTCATCGACGCGGCCAAGGGCGTGGAGACCCAGACCGTCAAGCTCCTGGACGTCTGCCGCCTGCGCGACACCCCCATCATCACCTTCATGAACAAGATGGATCGTGAGGCGCGCGATCCCATGGAGCTCCTCGACGAGGTCGAGTCCGTACTCAAGATCCAGTGCGCCCCGGTGACCTGGCCGATCGGCATGGGCAAGCGCTTTCGCGGTGTCTACCATCTGCTGCGCGATTCCATCCTGCTGTTTCAGCCCGGTCAGGAAAGTCGCAACCAGGCCATGGAGGTGATCGAGGGTCTCGACAATCCACAAATGGACGAACGCTTCGGTGATCAGGCCAGGGAACTGCGTGACGAAGTCGAACTGGTGCGTGGCGCCTCTCATCCCTTCAAGCTGGAGGCCTTCCTGGCCGGAAGGCAGACGCCTGTCTTCTTCGGGTCCGCCATCAACAACTTCGGGGTGCGCGAGATTCTCGATGCCCTGGTGGACTGGGCCCCGGGGCCGCAACCCCGTCAGACTACCACCCGGGCAGTCAAGCCCGATGAGGAGAAGTTCACCGGCTTCGTCTTCAAGATTCAGGCGAACATGGACCCGCAGCACCGTGACCGCATCGCCTTCCTGCGCGTCTGTTCCGGCCGCTTCGAGCGTGGCATGCGCATCCGGCATCTGCGCATGAACCGCGACATCCAGATCTCCAATGCCATCACCTTCATGGCCCAGGAGCGCGAACAGGTGGAGGAGGCCTACGCCGGTGACATCATCGGCCTGCACAATCATGGCAACATTCAGATTGGCGACAGCTTTTCCCTCGGAGAGGCCCTGCAGTTTACTGGCGTGCCCTATTTTGCCCCCGAGCTGTTTCGTCGTGTGCGCATCAAGAACCCCATCAAAGTCAAACAGTTGCACAAGGGTCTTCAGCAGCTGGCTGAAGAGGGTGCCACGCAGGTCTTCAAGCCGCTCAATGGGGGAGATCTCGTGCTCGGTGCGGTCGGGGTCCTGCAGTTCGAGGTGGTGGCCCATCGCCTGAAGGCGGAATACGGGGTCGATGCCGTGTTCGAGCCGGTCAATACCCATACCGCGCGCTGGATCAGTTGCTCCGACGCCAGGGTGCTCGCTGATTTCGAGAAAAAGCTCGCTGACCAATTGGCCCATGATGGTGCCGGAAATCTCGCCTATCTCGCCAGCTCGCGCGTGAATCTCGAGCTGACACAGGAGCGCTGGCCCCAGGTGACCTTCCATGCCACGCGCGAACATGCCGGCGGGCTGGGTTAGCCTGCAACTCGGCAATGATGCCCGCCAAAGGTCCTGTTCCGGCCTTGCCGATGCGAATTTAAGTCAGCGAATCCGGTCAAAAAAGCAGTTCCGATGGATTTGCCGTCGGGCGCGGCACAAACGCATTCAGCCGGAGGGCCGAAATGGAAAATATGGCAGGTTTCTGGTGGATGGTGCTGCTTTTCATCGTTTTTCTGGGAATCATCCTGTACGTGTTTCGCGCTGGTGCCAGCAAGCGTTATCGGGCGGATGCCGAGATTCCCTTTGAGGATGAAGCAAACTCGAAGCCGGACAGGACGCGTCGCTAGGCGGGACACTGTTCCGGAAAACCAGTGAGGGAGAGTTTTCATGGCCAATGAACAGAACAGTGAAGCAAGCAAGTCATCACCTGGACCCTTGCGGGGTTCGGTCTACGGCACCCAGATCCTTGCGGATGCCTTGCCAGGTCTGAGATTTCCGGCTGACAAGCAGACTGTGCTGGCGATGGCGGGCGAACAGGAGATCGAGTATGAGCCGGGGCGGCGCGCAGCATTGCGCCCCCTGATCGAGGAGGCGGCCCAGTCCCGCTTCGATTCCATGGCGGAGATCCTCAGCGCGGTCAGTCTGGCGCTGGACAAGCGGGGCGCCACCGAGTTCGATGGTCAGAAAGGGACCATTCACAACTGATCCCAGTCCCGGCCCGGCACCTCCTGTGCCGGGTTCGTTCCTCCAGGTTCCCGGCTTTGCCCCCGTTCCGGCAATCTGCTAGGATTTTGCCCTCATCCCCGACAATCAGCCATCCTATGCAAGCCGACCTGAAAGCCCTCGAGTTTGACGGCATCCGCCGCCTGCTGGAAAAGTTGTGCGCCACCCCGTTTGGCGCGGAAGCCGCACGAAACCTGGAGCCTGCTCCGGAGCTTGGCATTGCCCGACAGATGCAGGCCGCCGTGACGGCCGCCCGCCAGGGCCTCGATGCCGGTGACGGGCCACACATGCCCGAACTGCCGGACGTACGTGCCGCACTGCGCCAGGCCAGCAGCCCCGGTGCCGCATTGCCGGGTACGGCGCTTATGAACCTTCGCATGGTTATCGAGACCGGCATCAGGTTGAAGCCCTTCATCTCGGAGCGGCCAAGCCTCTACCCGGGCGGGCTGGATCATCTCGGCGGCGCGCAGGACCTCGTCAAGATCTTCGATGCAGCGCTGCTGCCCAGCGGGCGCATGCGTGAGGACGCCAGCCCGGAACTGGCCTCTCTGCATGGCGAACTCAAGCAGTTGCGCGAGGATGTCCAGAGCCAGCTGCGCGCGCGCATGCGCCAGCCCGACCTGGTCGGCTCCATCAGTGATCCGGACAAGGTGCACTGGCACGGGCAGCGCGCCGTCCTGGCCCTCTCCGGCGAACAGGCCGACAGAATCAAGGGCGTGCGGCGCGGGATCGGGCCGGCTGGCCGCGATTACTACGTCGAGCCCATGGAGGTGCTGGGTCTGAACAACCGGCTGGAAAGCGTCGGTGGCAAGATCGATGCCGAGAACCAGGTCAAGCTGCGCCAGATCACCGATGAAATCCGCGGCCGCCTGCCAGCCCTGAATCACCTGATGGATGCGCTGACCTGGATCGATCTGGCCCTGGCCGCGGGACAGCTTTCCCTTCATCTCAATGCCACGCCACCCGAACTCATCGACCGGCCTATCGTGGAGCTGCAGGGCGCCTATCATCCGCAGCTCCTGCTGGCCTATGCCAATCGTCAGGGTCCCCTGCCGCGCACGCTGAATCTCTGCATCGACGACCAGAAGCCGGTGCTGGTCATCACCGGGCCGAATACCGGTGGCAAGACCGTGGTCCTGAAAACCCTGGGCCTGCTGACGGTCATGGCGCATTGTGGCCTGCATCTGCCCACCGAAGGCGTCGCGAGAATCGGCAACTTCAGCCGGGTCATCGTGGATGTTGGCGACCAGCAGAGCATCGCCCATCACCTGTCCACCTTTGCCGGTCACGTCGAGGTGCTCAAGCGGCTGCTGGCGGAATCCGACGAGCGCACCCTGGTCCTGCTCGATGAACTGGGCACGGGCACCGATCCCGAGGAAGGCGCGGCACTGGCCATGGCCGTGCTCGATGAACTGTCGGAGCGCGGTGTGCACGGTGTGGTGACGACGCATCTTTCGCCCTTGAAGACCTTCGCCAGCCGGCATCCGCGGCTTGAAAATGCCTCGATGCGCTTTGACTATGAGCGTCTCGAACCGACCTACCAGCTCGAGATCGGCACGCCCGGTCGCTCGCTGGGACTGATCGTGGCCCGTCAGCGCGGTCTGGATGGTCCCCTGGTGGAACGCGCCCATGCCTATCTGGAAGAGATTGCACCGGGGCACGGCCAATAGACAGGCGTGATCCCGCTTTGTCCTGTGCCTATGACTATTGACGGAATTCCCCTGAAACAGTACTGTCACAGGTTGAATTCCACCGCAGAATTTCCGTAATAAGGCAAGGTCCGGCGAATACGCCATTTCTGGCGTTTACCGGCATGAATCTGGTGTACGATGCGTCACGTGATTTCCATCCTGCTTGAGAACGAAGCCGGCGCCCTGTCACGGGTGGCCGGGCTTTTCTCTGCCCGTGGCTACAATATTGAGGCCATGACCGTGGCGCCGACCAATGATCCCCGCGTTTCCCGCATGACGCTGGTCACGGTCGGTCCCGATAACGTCATCGAGCAGATCCTCAAGCAGTTGAACAAGCTGATCGAGGTGATCCGGGTGCAGGATCTCACCGAAGGTCCGCATATCGCCCGCGAGATGATGCTCGTCAAGGTCCACGCCGTAGGCGCGGATCGCGAAGAGGTCAAGCGTCTTTCCGACATCTTCCGTGGCAACATCATCGACGTCACCGACCGGTCCTATACCATCGAGCTGACTGGCTCCAGTGACAAACTCGACGCACTTCTGGAAGCCCTGGATGCCGGAATGATCATCGAGGTGGTCCGCACGGGCACCAGCGCCATCAGCCGGGGCGCCAAGGGTATCTGATGTCCCGGTTGCCCCGTCCTGTCGCCACTTCAGTCCATCTGCCGGCCAGTTGTAACACC
This window harbors:
- the ilvN gene encoding acetolactate synthase small subunit; amino-acid sequence: MRHVISILLENEAGALSRVAGLFSARGYNIEAMTVAPTNDPRVSRMTLVTVGPDNVIEQILKQLNKLIEVIRVQDLTEGPHIAREMMLVKVHAVGADREEVKRLSDIFRGNIIDVTDRSYTIELTGSSDKLDALLEALDAGMIIEVVRTGTSAISRGAKGI